The following are encoded in a window of Megachile rotundata isolate GNS110a chromosome 2, iyMegRotu1, whole genome shotgun sequence genomic DNA:
- the LOC105663545 gene encoding uncharacterized protein LOC105663545, translating to MLRFLTIIKWLFICTITFKLANTKELQRYHVHFTPEEDMSKMEVPTEFHTFSNQTSLKMLDDITAKVWKILPVIDVPKSWVLAYCTKNTEITEQVEKASMQCQHDGTDWDCTFIELGGGQDDFNMGKIVSLINSISNQKLRSKLLRAAEICSKLWQRYKRAQDRRLTRMRLNVHIRNRKKRSKRNKIPRNSKINRLKKKDDHREMKKARRAIKEMKAIRRRLANKITELENKRTFLNHDESLNSEETAELDRLHFTMTKPRAVIEYPLIEERAELSRLEEIGSCLSRQIAKACESFVLNAIQELIRKNIVNIISK from the exons ATGTTAAGATTCTTAACAATAATCAAGTGGCTCTTTATTTGTACCATAACATTCAAATTGGCCAATACGAAAGAACTGCaa CGCTATCATGTACATTTCACGCCAGAGGAAGACATGTCCAAGATGGAAGTACCCACCGAATTCCACACATTTAGCAACCAAACGTCTCTGAAAATGTTGGATGACATCACGGCGAAAGTGTGGAAGATCTTACCTGTGATCGATGTACCTAAAAGTTGGGTACTTGCTTATTGCACGAAAAACACCGAAATTACGGAACAGGTCGAGAAAGCAAGTATGCAATGTCAGCATGATGGGACTGACTGGGACTGCACGTTCATCGAATTG GGTGGAGGACAAGACGACTTTAACATGGGAAAAATAGTCTCCTTGATTAACAGTATTTCAAACCAGAAATTAAGATCAAAGTTACTTCGTGCCGCTGAAATTTGTAGCAAGCTTTGGCAACGTTACAAAAGAGCTCAAGATAGGAGATTAACTCGTATGCGATTGAATGTTCAC AttagaaacagaaaaaaaagatccaaaagaaacaaaattccacgaaattcgaaaataaataGATTGAAGAAGAAAGATGACCATAGGGAAATGAAAAAAGCAAGACGagcaattaaagaaatgaaaGCAATTCGTCGGAGGCTAGCAAATAAAATTACGGAACTCGAGAATAAACGTACATTTCTAAATCATGATG AGTCCTTGAATTCGGAAGAAACAGCTGAGCTCGATCGATTGCATTTCACAATGACGAAACCACGTGCCGTTATAGAATATCCTTTGATAGAAGAACGAGCAGAATTGTCTCGACTCGAGGAAATCGGATCTTGTTTATCGCGACAAATCGCAAAAGCTTGCGAATCTTTTGTTCTTAACGCAATCCAGGAATTAAT ACGTAAGAACatcgttaatattatcagcAAATAA